A genomic segment from Nitrosopumilus sp. K4 encodes:
- a CDS encoding 50S ribosomal protein L21 has translation MATKKTSGRSHGFKHKSRSVMKKKSPRGVSFLLREYQEGQQALVIIDPRQHKGLPHRRYHGKVGIVTNVGRRAVTLDVKLGNKTKTLITRMDHIKPFGV, from the coding sequence ATGGCAACTAAGAAGACCTCTGGTCGCTCACATGGATTTAAGCATAAATCAAGGTCTGTGATGAAGAAAAAATCCCCAAGAGGAGTATCATTCCTACTTAGAGAGTATCAGGAAGGTCAGCAAGCACTTGTCATTATTGATCCTAGACAGCACAAAGGATTGCCACATAGACGATATCATGGCAAAGTTGGTATTGTGACAAATGTAGGTAGACGTGCAGTAACACTAGATGTGAAATTAGGAAATAAAACGAAAACCTTAATCACTAGAATGGATCATATCAAACCGTTCGGTGTATAG